From the Pirellulales bacterium genome, one window contains:
- a CDS encoding acyl-CoA thioesterase, with protein sequence MPAIYEHLLTVTPEHIDRLGHVNNLEYLRWALAAAIAHSAAQGWPTEAYEQMGAGFVVRSHEIKYQQSAFEGDEVNVRTWVADFRRLSCLRRYKMIRRRDDVVLATAATEWAFVSFKTFALARIPPEVASAFEIVRD encoded by the coding sequence ATGCCTGCCATCTACGAACATCTGCTCACCGTCACGCCCGAACACATCGATCGGCTTGGGCATGTCAATAATCTGGAGTATCTCCGTTGGGCGCTGGCGGCGGCGATTGCGCATTCCGCGGCGCAGGGATGGCCGACCGAGGCGTACGAGCAAATGGGGGCCGGGTTCGTCGTGCGGTCGCACGAGATCAAGTACCAGCAATCGGCCTTTGAGGGTGACGAGGTCAACGTGCGCACCTGGGTCGCTGATTTTCGCCGGCTTTCCTGCCTGCGACGCTACAAGATGATCCGCCGCCGCGACGACGTGGTGCTAGCCACTGCCGCCACGGAATGGGCCTTCGTCAGCTTCAAGACCTTTGCATTAGCGCGCATTCCGCCCGAAGTGGCCAGTGCGTTTGAAATCGTCCGCGACTAG